In one Echinicola marina genomic region, the following are encoded:
- a CDS encoding FAD-dependent oxidoreductase: MNHKMEIGTASKEKRNTHRVNMEPDLVIAGGGLAGTCCAITAAREGLKVCLVQDRPVLGGNASSEVRLWILGATSHMGNNNRWAREGGVIDEILVENLYRNPEGNPIILDTILLEKVTEENNITLLLNTCVHELEKKEGDQIDFIRAFCSQNSTEYVLRAPLYVDATGDGLLGFLAGAAFRMGAEIKEEFGELFAPDASYGELLGHSIYFYTKDVGRPVKYMAPSFAKKDITELPRFKTFNLREDGCRLWWVEYGGRSNTILASEEIKWELWRIVYGIWNHVKNSGEYDGVENLTLEWVGTVPGKRESRRFEGDYIMTQRDVVEQREHFDAVSFGGWALDLHPADGVYSQNPGCTQWHSKGVYQIPFRSMYSRNIKNLFLGGRLLSASHVAFGSTRVMATCAHNGQALGMAAKICREKSILPHEIIPKDHLSSLQDSLLATGHYIPNKPLGNERNVLSSAHLTVSSEYALKGLPFDGPWKPLEFSIGQLLPFEQIKIPAMNFRVRASQATVLEVELRKSSKAGNFTPDEVIAKQQVQLVAGEQCVTLDFDYENTTSQYLFVCLMANDVLEVKCSNSRLTGVLSISNKYNKSVATSSLQSPPENIGIDQFEFWVPERRPKGHNLAFELEVPLKPFGAINILPGVFRPTTKVNAWVASLNDANPTLQIAWKEKQSIKELKLFFDTDYDHPMESTLMGHPESEIPFCVKSYRILDKRGEILYQKEDNHQTVNTIRFDGLELDQLTIELDHPSKDVPAALFGLIAQ, encoded by the coding sequence ATGAATCATAAAATGGAGATAGGTACTGCTTCCAAAGAAAAAAGAAATACGCATCGGGTAAACATGGAACCTGATTTGGTCATTGCAGGTGGTGGTTTGGCAGGAACATGCTGTGCTATTACCGCCGCAAGGGAAGGACTCAAGGTCTGTTTGGTCCAGGATAGGCCTGTTTTGGGGGGAAATGCTTCATCTGAAGTGCGGCTGTGGATTTTGGGCGCAACCTCACACATGGGCAACAACAACCGTTGGGCAAGGGAAGGTGGGGTCATCGATGAAATATTGGTCGAAAACCTTTACCGCAACCCTGAAGGCAATCCAATTATTTTGGATACTATTCTTTTGGAAAAAGTCACCGAGGAAAATAATATCACCCTTTTACTCAACACCTGTGTTCATGAGCTTGAAAAGAAAGAAGGGGACCAGATTGATTTTATCCGTGCTTTCTGTAGCCAAAACTCTACGGAATATGTCCTAAGAGCACCTTTGTATGTGGATGCTACCGGGGATGGGCTGTTGGGGTTTCTGGCCGGAGCAGCCTTTAGAATGGGAGCAGAAATCAAAGAGGAGTTTGGAGAATTGTTTGCCCCGGATGCCAGTTATGGTGAACTGTTGGGCCACTCCATCTATTTCTACACCAAAGATGTGGGTAGGCCAGTGAAATACATGGCGCCGAGTTTTGCAAAAAAGGATATCACCGAGTTGCCAAGGTTTAAAACCTTTAACCTAAGGGAAGATGGTTGCCGTTTGTGGTGGGTGGAGTATGGTGGGAGGAGTAATACTATCCTGGCCAGTGAGGAGATCAAGTGGGAATTATGGCGCATTGTCTACGGGATATGGAACCATGTGAAGAATTCTGGTGAGTATGATGGGGTGGAAAACCTGACTTTGGAGTGGGTGGGTACAGTACCTGGTAAGCGGGAAAGCAGGAGGTTTGAAGGGGACTATATCATGACACAAAGGGATGTAGTGGAGCAGCGGGAGCATTTTGATGCCGTTTCATTTGGTGGCTGGGCGCTGGACCTGCATCCTGCAGACGGTGTGTATAGCCAAAATCCTGGCTGTACCCAATGGCATTCAAAGGGGGTATATCAAATCCCTTTCCGAAGCATGTACAGCCGAAACATCAAAAACCTTTTTCTCGGGGGAAGACTGCTTAGTGCCAGCCATGTAGCTTTTGGGTCTACCAGGGTGATGGCCACCTGTGCCCATAATGGGCAAGCCCTGGGGATGGCTGCAAAGATATGTCGGGAAAAGAGCATATTACCACATGAAATTATTCCCAAAGATCACCTTTCCTCACTTCAGGACAGTCTATTGGCCACAGGGCATTATATCCCCAATAAGCCATTGGGCAATGAGAGAAATGTGCTCAGCAGTGCACACCTTACTGTAAGCAGTGAGTATGCATTGAAAGGATTGCCCTTTGATGGGCCATGGAAGCCGCTGGAGTTTTCCATTGGACAATTGCTCCCTTTCGAGCAAATTAAGATTCCGGCCATGAATTTCCGTGTCAGGGCTTCACAGGCGACGGTGTTAGAGGTGGAATTACGTAAAAGCAGCAAGGCAGGCAATTTTACCCCCGATGAGGTGATCGCAAAGCAACAGGTACAGTTGGTAGCGGGAGAACAATGTGTGACGTTGGATTTTGACTATGAAAATACCACATCCCAGTACTTATTCGTCTGCCTGATGGCAAATGATGTTTTGGAAGTAAAGTGCAGCAATAGCCGCCTGACCGGTGTTTTGTCCATTTCCAATAAATACAATAAATCGGTGGCTACAAGTAGCCTGCAATCCCCGCCTGAAAACATCGGCATAGATCAGTTCGAATTTTGGGTACCGGAGAGAAGACCGAAGGGGCATAATCTGGCTTTTGAACTGGAAGTTCCCCTCAAACCATTCGGGGCCATCAATATACTCCCGGGAGTGTTTAGGCCTACGACCAAAGTAAATGCCTGGGTGGCCTCTTTGAATGATGCAAACCCCACGCTTCAAATTGCATGGAAAGAAAAACAAAGTATCAAAGAACTGAAATTGTTTTTTGACACGGACTATGACCATCCCATGGAATCTACTTTAATGGGCCATCCGGAAAGTGAAATCCCATTTTGTGTAAAAAGCTATCGTATTTTAGATAAACGTGGAGAAATCCTTTACCAAAAGGAGGATAACCATCAGACGGTGAATACCATAAGATTTGACGGTTTGGAATTGGATCAACTGACGATTGAGCTAGACCATCCTTCAAAGGATGTGCCTGCAGCGCTGTTTGGACTTATTGCCCAATAA
- a CDS encoding TIM-barrel domain-containing protein produces MTFLNCRKLFQHPSKAIVGCFSFLKCKSTLPLLFCGIVILSGSAHSSLAQGVQKDILGLENNNHSFKIDPSNGSFWILDQDRKEVLRKHPISGILIGEVGQKVSDAHLLESHKTGEDQLDVKVKNGAGLVLHGRIVLSDHYLHIKIWDADPSQKVNAAIRSASMSPVYGLGDYGGYEGKTNIFGYSNEHFINDKTKSHNWNHYRFVSTFAVFPAHGLAQVVFGKGEKSVTINQQENKMGLSKEKEFNAYFFFGEMDTIYKTYSQVRENNGYPSKKPKFDFFELGYEAFGALGWNTYQSSVQEDINKYLEKGFPIKWAVVGSGFWKGERRSPKEGSTTAFGIWDSIPAEKREDGLPNPRYPQVEGLKGFFKERDIKLLLGSRINFKALPADGGNYSPENDGKYVLEGLKNGYFIKNPEGKAQVFDVNFPQGKTYLLDTDKPDAVDWFVNKYSLWGVDGIKEDLMLQDGVLLGNDAKQNKVNEVLMDREQLVMVRNSAYGVPGDVLRLEDTKYGFDQDRTPINALSYAYSGVGNVYPDIVAGKYLKSPLTEDQKRYFVRNAMLAAVMPVMSMGYGPWHLDNGGYENVVKKAVDAHYSLVPYIYSEVVRGYETGFPFAMTPLPLAFPDDSNTYDLANNTKRQYSWLIGESLLATPLFGNDYAEASKRDVYLPKGKWMDWETKKVLDGGKTYTNYPFPDEKVPLFIGGKDCLVLRKDQALYCYYFPLNFKGESYRFVFPDGLSEATVHTPKAGSRSFSLTTNENTTGKLTWDEEMKAYYFEIEKGKSYQIQATE; encoded by the coding sequence ATGACCTTTCTTAATTGTAGAAAACTATTCCAGCATCCATCAAAAGCTATAGTGGGCTGCTTTTCATTCCTTAAATGTAAAAGTACCTTACCGCTGTTGTTTTGTGGTATTGTAATCCTGTCTGGATCTGCACATTCCAGCTTGGCCCAAGGTGTTCAGAAGGATATACTTGGGCTTGAAAATAACAACCATAGCTTTAAAATAGACCCTTCCAATGGCTCTTTTTGGATTTTGGATCAGGACAGAAAAGAAGTTTTGCGCAAACACCCGATTTCCGGAATACTGATCGGAGAGGTGGGACAAAAGGTGAGTGATGCCCATCTTCTTGAAAGCCATAAAACCGGGGAAGACCAGCTTGACGTAAAGGTGAAAAATGGAGCCGGTTTGGTGCTTCACGGTAGGATTGTACTTTCGGACCATTATCTCCATATCAAGATATGGGATGCCGACCCTTCCCAAAAAGTAAATGCAGCGATACGAAGTGCCAGTATGTCCCCGGTATATGGTTTGGGCGATTACGGTGGATATGAGGGGAAAACCAATATTTTCGGTTATAGCAATGAACATTTTATCAATGACAAGACAAAATCCCATAATTGGAACCACTACCGGTTTGTTTCCACCTTTGCCGTATTTCCAGCTCACGGTTTAGCTCAGGTGGTCTTTGGGAAAGGGGAAAAAAGTGTCACCATCAATCAACAGGAAAATAAGATGGGCCTGTCCAAAGAAAAAGAATTCAATGCCTATTTTTTCTTTGGGGAGATGGACACCATTTATAAAACCTACTCCCAGGTCAGGGAAAACAACGGGTATCCTTCCAAAAAGCCCAAGTTTGATTTCTTCGAACTGGGTTATGAAGCTTTTGGTGCTTTGGGCTGGAATACCTATCAATCGTCCGTTCAGGAGGATATCAATAAATACCTTGAGAAAGGCTTTCCGATAAAATGGGCTGTGGTAGGTAGTGGTTTTTGGAAAGGGGAGCGGAGAAGCCCCAAAGAGGGCAGTACCACGGCTTTTGGAATTTGGGACAGCATTCCGGCAGAAAAACGGGAAGACGGTCTGCCCAATCCCCGATATCCGCAGGTGGAAGGGCTCAAGGGCTTTTTTAAAGAAAGAGATATCAAACTGCTACTGGGAAGCCGGATCAATTTTAAGGCTTTACCTGCAGATGGAGGCAATTATTCTCCTGAAAATGATGGCAAATATGTTTTGGAAGGATTGAAAAATGGCTATTTCATCAAAAATCCGGAAGGCAAAGCACAGGTTTTTGATGTGAATTTTCCGCAAGGAAAGACCTATTTGCTGGACACCGACAAGCCTGATGCCGTGGATTGGTTTGTCAATAAATATTCACTTTGGGGAGTAGATGGGATTAAAGAAGATCTGATGCTCCAAGATGGGGTTTTGTTGGGAAATGATGCCAAACAAAACAAAGTAAACGAGGTGCTGATGGATCGAGAGCAGCTTGTCATGGTGAGAAATTCGGCTTATGGTGTTCCTGGAGATGTGTTGCGCTTAGAAGATACCAAATACGGTTTTGACCAGGACAGAACTCCCATTAATGCCCTAAGTTATGCTTATAGTGGTGTCGGGAACGTGTATCCGGATATTGTGGCAGGGAAGTACCTGAAAAGTCCCTTGACCGAAGATCAAAAGCGGTATTTTGTGAGGAATGCCATGTTGGCGGCCGTGATGCCGGTCATGTCCATGGGCTATGGGCCTTGGCATTTGGATAATGGAGGATATGAAAATGTGGTTAAAAAAGCCGTTGATGCTCATTACTCCTTGGTGCCTTATATTTATAGTGAGGTGGTCAGGGGATATGAAACAGGATTCCCCTTTGCCATGACCCCACTTCCTTTGGCATTCCCTGATGATAGCAATACCTATGATCTGGCAAATAATACCAAGAGACAATACAGTTGGCTGATCGGTGAATCCCTTTTGGCTACACCACTTTTCGGCAATGATTACGCCGAGGCCAGCAAAAGGGATGTGTACCTGCCCAAGGGAAAATGGATGGATTGGGAAACCAAAAAGGTGCTGGATGGGGGAAAAACCTATACCAATTATCCTTTCCCGGATGAGAAAGTGCCGCTTTTTATAGGAGGAAAAGACTGCCTAGTATTACGTAAAGATCAAGCACTGTAT
- a CDS encoding sodium:solute symporter family protein — protein MEYLDYITIIVFTLIILMVGLSFGKRGGDMKSFFAAGGEVPWGINGLSLFMSFFSAGTFVVWGSIAYEYGLVAITIQMMMCLSGFLVGYFIAPKWRKTGVLTVAEYLTKRFGEKVQKYYTYLFLFISLGYTGAFLYPVAKIVNVSTGLDIYHSILILGGIIMVYTAVGGLWAVVVTDVLQFVILTSAVLIVIPLSLDEINGIDTLISKAPDGFFQVFNGEYTPLFIFAFCFYNLVFIGGNWAYVQRYTTTKNSKSASKVGYLFGGLYLISPLIWMLPPMVYKILDPSLSGLESEGAYLLMCKEVLPVGMLGLMLGGMIFATASSVNTSLNLAAAVLTNDVYKPLRPHLSEKKLMGFARLSTLLFGAGTIMIAFLVPMAGGIVEVVLSIGAVTAGALYGPAIWSLFSKRLTGASILQITLVSLIINLFFKFVTPWAMDFSLDRSEEMLLGILLPVILLAGYEVYALIVGQASSVIPELSSGNKEESDPSSEQNMYGLKVISIALYSIGLVLLVLTVWAAHAAIYLAIMGTFIITLGVGLSRVKKIQKSSVKKTI, from the coding sequence ATGGAGTACCTCGATTATATAACGATAATTGTTTTCACCCTGATCATTTTAATGGTGGGGCTGTCCTTTGGAAAGCGGGGGGGAGATATGAAATCCTTTTTTGCTGCCGGAGGGGAAGTACCCTGGGGCATCAATGGTCTATCGCTGTTTATGAGCTTCTTTTCGGCAGGTACCTTTGTTGTATGGGGCTCCATTGCATATGAATACGGTTTGGTGGCCATCACCATCCAGATGATGATGTGCCTAAGTGGCTTTTTGGTAGGATATTTTATTGCTCCGAAGTGGAGAAAAACAGGTGTTTTGACCGTAGCAGAATATCTGACAAAGAGATTTGGTGAAAAAGTACAAAAGTACTACACTTACCTGTTTTTATTTATCTCTTTGGGCTATACAGGGGCATTTTTGTACCCAGTGGCTAAAATTGTCAATGTAAGTACAGGCTTGGATATCTACCATTCCATATTGATTTTGGGAGGGATAATCATGGTTTATACAGCAGTGGGAGGCTTATGGGCAGTGGTGGTTACAGATGTTTTACAGTTTGTCATACTGACTTCGGCGGTATTGATTGTCATCCCTTTGTCATTGGATGAGATCAATGGAATCGATACCTTGATTTCCAAAGCTCCGGATGGCTTTTTTCAGGTGTTCAATGGTGAATACACTCCCTTGTTTATTTTCGCCTTTTGTTTTTATAACCTGGTATTTATTGGCGGGAACTGGGCCTATGTACAGCGGTATACCACGACTAAAAATTCAAAATCAGCCAGTAAGGTTGGCTATCTCTTTGGAGGATTATACCTGATCAGTCCCCTCATCTGGATGCTTCCTCCAATGGTATATAAAATCCTTGACCCCTCCCTGAGCGGATTGGAGTCTGAAGGAGCCTATTTATTGATGTGCAAAGAAGTACTACCCGTGGGGATGCTGGGGCTGATGCTAGGAGGGATGATCTTTGCCACGGCCAGCTCGGTCAATACTTCTTTGAACCTGGCGGCAGCCGTATTGACCAATGATGTTTATAAGCCCTTGAGGCCACATCTTTCCGAGAAAAAATTAATGGGTTTTGCCCGTCTTTCCACCTTGCTCTTTGGGGCAGGTACCATCATGATTGCCTTTTTGGTACCTATGGCCGGGGGAATAGTGGAGGTGGTTTTAAGCATAGGAGCCGTGACCGCCGGGGCTTTGTATGGTCCGGCGATATGGTCCTTGTTTTCCAAGCGCCTTACTGGAGCTTCCATTTTGCAAATAACCCTCGTCAGTTTAATCATCAATTTGTTTTTCAAGTTTGTGACGCCTTGGGCGATGGATTTTTCCTTGGACAGGAGCGAAGAGATGCTTTTGGGGATTTTGCTCCCGGTGATACTTTTGGCCGGCTACGAAGTTTATGCCCTGATAGTGGGACAGGCTTCATCGGTGATCCCAGAACTGAGCTCCGGCAATAAGGAGGAAAGTGATCCCAGCAGTGAGCAAAACATGTACGGCCTCAAAGTGATCTCCATTGCCCTGTATTCCATAGGTCTGGTGCTTTTGGTACTCACGGTTTGGGCAGCACATGCGGCCATATATTTAGCCATCATGGGGACTTTTATCATCACATTGGGAGTGGGACTGAGCAGGGTAAAAAAAATACAAAAATCGAGTGTTAAAAAAACAATATGA